In Chiroxiphia lanceolata isolate bChiLan1 chromosome 9, bChiLan1.pri, whole genome shotgun sequence, one DNA window encodes the following:
- the PTGS2 gene encoding prostaglandin G/H synthase 2 has product MLLLPCALLAALLAAGHAANPCCSHPCQNRGVCMTTGPDRYQCDCTRTGFYGENCTTPEFFTWLRLTLKPSPNTVHYILTHFQGVWNIINNIPFLRDAIMRYVLTSRSHLIDSPPTYNTDYSYKSWEAYSNLSYYTRSLPPVGLDCPTPMGVKGKKELPDSKLIVEKFLLRRKFIPDPQGTNVMFTFFAQHFTHQFFKTDHKKGPGFTKGLGHGVDLNHIYGETLERQLKLRLRKDGKLKYQMIDGEMYPPTVKDTQAEMLYPPHVPEHLRFSVGQEVFGLVPGLMMYATIWLREHNRVCDVLKREHPEWDDEQLFQTTRLILIGETIKIVIEDYVQHLSGYHFKLKFDPELLFNQRFQYQNRIAAEFNTLYHWHPLLPDTFHIHDQEYTFQQFLYNNSIMLEHGLSHMVKSFSKQSAGRVAGGKNVPAAVEKVAKASIDQSRQMRYQSLNEYRKRFMLKPFRSFEELTGEKEMAAELEELYGDIDAMELYPGLLVEKPRPGAIFGETMVEMGAPFSLKGLMGNAICSPEYWKPSTFGGKVGFDIINTASLQKLICNNVKGCPFTAFHILSPEPTEATINVSTSKTAMEDINPTLLLKERSAEL; this is encoded by the exons atgctgctgctgccctgcgCCCTCCTGGCCGCGCTGCTGGCCGCCGGCCACGCCG CCAACCCttgctgctcccacccctgccaGAACAGAGGGGTCTGCATGACGACGGGACCCGATCGGTACCAGTGCGACTGCACGAGGACGGGCTTCTACGGGGAAAACTGCACGACAC CGGAATTCTTCACGTGGCTCAGGCTCACACTGAAACCATCACCAAACACTGTCCACTACATCCTCACACACTTCCAAGGAGTCTGGAATATCATCAACAACATTCCCTTCCTGCGGGATGCTATTATGAGATACGTGCTAACGT CAAGATCACACTTGATTGACAGCCCACCAACTTACAATACTGATTATAGTTATAAAAGCTGGGAAGCTTATTCCAATCTTTCCTACTACACAAGATCCCTTCCACCTGTAGGACTTGACTGTCCAACACCAATGGGTGTTAAAG GTAAGAAGGAGCTCCCAGACTCGAAGCTGATTGTGGAGAAGTTTCTGCTAAGGAGAAAGTTTATTCCTGACCCACAAGGCACAAATGTGATGTTCACATTCTTTGCCCAGCACTTCACTCACCAGTTCTTCAAGACAGACCACAAGAAGGGACCCGGCTTCACCAAAGGCCTCGGCCACGGG gttGACTTGAACCACATTTATGGAGAGACTCTGGAGAGGCAACTTAAACTGAGACTCCGAAAGGATGGAAAGCTAAAATACCAG ATGATCGATGGAGAGATGTACCCCCCAACAGTGAAGGACACCCAGGCAGAGATGCTGTACCCCCCCCACGTGCCGGAGCACCTGCGGTTCTCGGTGGGGCAGGAGGTGTTCGGGCTGGTGCCGGGGCTGATGATGTACGCCACGATCTGGCTGCGGGAGCACAACCGCGTCTGCGACGTCCTCAAGCGGGAGCACCCCGAGTGGGACGACGAGCAGCTCTTCCAAACCACGAGGCTCATCTTGATAG GAGAGACAATCAAGATTGTCATTGAGGACTATGTGCAGCACTTGAGTGGGTACCACTTCAAGCTCAAGTTTGACCCCGAGCTGCTGTTCAACCAGCGGTTCCAGTACCAGAACCGGATCGCAGCCGAGTTCAACACCCTGTACCACTGGCACCCGCTGCTGCCCGACACCTTCCACATCCATGACCAGGAGTACACTTTCCAGCAGTTCCTCTACAACAACTCCATCATGCTGGAGCACGGCCTTTCCCACATGGTGAAATCTTTCTCCAAGCAAAGTGCTGGCAGG GTTGCTGGTGGGAAGAACGTTCCTGCTGCAGTAGAGAAAGTGGCCAAGGCTTCAATTGACCAGAGCAGGCAAATGAGATACCAGTCCCTGAACGAGTACAGGAAACGCTTCATGCTGAAACCATTCAGATCCTTTGAAGAACTTACAG gagaaaaggaaatggcagctgagctggaggagctgtaTGGAGACATCGATGCCATGGAGCTGTACCCAGGCCTTCTGGTGGAAAAGCCACGCCCTGGTGCCATCTTTGGAGAAACCATGGTGGAGATGGGAGCCCCGTTCTCCCTGAAGGGACTGATGGGCAATGCCATCTGCTCCCCTGAGTACTGGAAGCCCAGCACCTTCGGTGGCAAAGTGGGCTTTGACATCATCAACACTGCCTCCTTGCAGAAGCTCATCTGCAACAATGTCAAGGGCTGTCCTTTCACTGCCTTCCACATCCTAAGTCCTGAACCCACAGAGGCGACCATTAACGTTAGTACCTCAAAAACAGCCATGGAAGATATCAACCCCACACTACTGCTGAAAGAGCGCTCTGCTGAGTTGTAG